GGGGCGCTTTGTCCAGGACATGGAACGCGGGGTGATGGACACCATCAGCCAATATCCGTGGCAAACGGACACCTCCATAGGGGATTGGTTTTACCGGACCGGCCAACAATATAAAAGCGCAACAGAGATTATCCAGATGCTGGTGGATATCGTCAGTAAAAACGGGAACCTGTTGATAAATGTTGTCCAGACACCCGAAGGGAACCTGGAACCGGATATGCTGCACATTTTGCATGGCATTGCCCAATGGACGGCGGCCAACGGAGAAGGCATCTATGGATCACGTCCCTGGAAAATATATGGGGAAAACCCGGCCAACGCCAAAGAAGTGAAAAGTGCGATGTTTAACGAAAGCAAGCTGCAATACAGCGCACAGGACATACGCTTTACCACAAAGGGGAAGACTCTCTATGCCTTTTGTCTTGGCCAGCCAACGGGGGCTATCCGTATTGTGTCATTGCGTAAAAACAATCCATACGAAAAGAAGGCCATTGCTTCCATTACAATGCTAGGCAGCAAGGAACATTTGGGATGGCATCAGCAAGACGATGCCTTGGTGATCGACAAACCGGCAGTACTCCCTGCATGGAAAGTACTTGGATTTAGAATACAGTTTAATACACTAGTGTCCCATTAAAATTTGGGCGAAATTAAAAATTATTATTATCCGAAAAGCGACCTGTTATAAATTCTGGATTTGAAATCGGTATTGTAATTTGCAGCGGCAAACACTAATCTATCGAACATCTTTTCCCCGAAATATCTTCGGTTGAACTTATAGCAGTACTCATTGAGATAATATTGTAAATACTCTTTTTTAGCTGGTGGTGCATATCAAGTAGTAAACGTTTCACGTTTGCAATACTGATATGAACCCATGGAAGTATCTTCTGAAGGTCTTCTGGTTCTATAACCTGAGCCTTGTGAGACTCCACAGCTTGTGTAGCTTAAAAAATGTTTTTGAATCATCGGTGGTTAATTCCGCCTTTGAATCAATTTGTTCTTTGACAATTTCAACGGCAGTATCAGCTCTTAAATCAGGCACTACCTGCATTTTAATGTGGTTTATCTTTTTTGGCTTTTTACCCGGTTTGGGATTTTCAACCACAATGCTTTCTGTCATTACAATGACTTTAGACTTATTCTGACTGCCTGCACCATGTTTTAAGTCCTGGTGCTTACAGTCATCACTTATCAGATTGGTAATAAAAGCATTGTCAAGTTCTATTTGTCCCGAAAGCTGATATTCATTGTCGCGTTTACCCATTATGTCGCTCAATTTCTTGTGCATTTCCCAAATGGGTTGATAGCGTTTATGTCCCAGTTGCTGTTGCAACTCGGAAGCTGAAAAAGATTTTTTTGTACTGGTCAAAAGGTGCATGGCAACATACCAGCAACGAAAAGGGAGTTTAGAAAATTCTAATACTGTATCCCTTCGTATGGACTGGCGATGATGACAATGCGCACACTCGTAACGTACCTTGTTTTTAAGCCAAATATGTTTTGTGCTGCCGCATTTTGGACAAAAAACACCGATTTGATCCCCTTGCGCCTTAAAATGCACAATACAGGATTCCTCATCGGGAAAATTTAGAATGAAATTCAAGAGATTCATAGTGTGTATTTTTACTATCGAATACGCTGTAAATATAATGAATTTCAATGAATTATACAAATATATTGAGAACTTTTTATTACAAACTCAACCGTAATTTTAGCCTCTTTTTCAACAGGTCGCTTTGCGGATAATCATTTTAAAAATCAAATAAACTTGGCTCATTAAGCCTAAAACGATCTTTGTCATTTTGAAATTTAGTTCTCTCGAAGAGGTCCCGAAGATGAGTTTTATCAGTTAAAGATATACTCAGGATCTGCAAAATCTCATATGTACTTCTGTCAAGCTGCATGTCCTTTTGGATTATTGCCACCAGACAATATGTGCATATAGCTACGTAGATTTGAATCCGAACAGCGTTTTCAGTTGTACCCCAGAATGTCTTTATTTTCAGATGTTGTTTCAACCATTTGAAGAACAGCTCGATTTGCCAGCGGTTCTTGTAAAGTTCGGCAACTTGAAGTGCCGAAATATGCATCGCATTGGTTAAGAAGACAAACTCACGTTCTTGTTCTTCATTCCAGTATCTGACCAAACGAAGAGTTCCCGGATAGTATTGACTTGGATAAAATCCCGTCAATTCAATCATCACATCTGAAAGCACATTTTTCGGTAATCTGCGTCTCCATTTGATGGATTTGTATTGCAGGTTCTTCTTGGCTCTAACAACAAAGAAAGCTTCTATCTGATGAATCTTATACAGCATTTTGAAGCTGTTGTATTCTCTGTCAAATATATAATATGATCCTGATTCATACGGAATTTCTTTCATTGCCTTTGAGTCATGTACTGACGCTTCAGTGATATGGAAAAATGCTGGTATCTGTGTTTCTACATCGTATAATGTATGTACTTTGATCCCACCTTTCTTCTTACGGAACTTCACCCACCAGAAGGCTGAAAGACATAAGTCAATCGTTGTTGAATCGAAAGCGTAGACATTACCACCAAGTTGGAAGATATCAGAAACTCGTTTCTCTCTGGCTTGTGTTATCAGGTAGTAAGCATACTCTTCAAAAATGTGATAATCTCTGTCTTGATTGGCTCTTGCCAGAGATGATTTTGAAACATTTTTGCCAAAACCCAAATGATAAGATTTGGAGTGATGAGCATCAAGTGCGACAATCAAATCTCTCAGACTTTCTCGGTTGGAAAGTTGTCCGAACATCAGAGCAAGTAATTGATTCCAGCACGTGAAATGCTTTACATATCGATTACCTTGGTACTTATCAACGATACGACGAAACTTATGTTCGTTCAGAAATGATATCAGTTGGGCAAACACATATTTCTCTTTATTCATTGCAGCCTATTTATTAGACTGCAAAATTAGAAATTGAAATCGTCGCGCTCGAAAAACAGATATAACTAACTAAATTTCAAATATTTCAAAGACCTCTTTTGGATTTTAATGGGACAGCAATGTTATCAATTATGAAAAAACTCACATTTACATTTTTATTTTTTGCAGCAGTTACCTCAGCAGCTTTGGCACAGAAATATCCCGGGCTCGCCCTGACGCCGCCCATGGGTTGGAACAGTTGGAATACATTTGCTTGTAACATCAACGAAAAGATGATCAAGGAAATGGCCGATGCCATGGTCTCTTCCGGTATGCGCGATGCAGGATACAAGTATCTGGTACTTGATGATTGCTGGCTCTCTCCAACACGTGATTCACTCCAGAATTTACAGGCAGATCCAAAAAAGTTTCCCGATGGGATGAAAGCCCTCGGCGATTATATTCACTCCAAAGGATTAAAGTTTGGTATTTACAACTGTGCCGGTACAAAAACCTGTGCCGGATATCCTGGAACCCGGGGGCATGAATACCAGGATGCACTTACGTATGCTTCATGGGGAGTAGATTATTTAAAATACGACTGGTGCAACACGGAAGGAATCAATGCCAGGGAAGCCTACACCACGATGAGCAAAGCATTGGCTGCCACACACCGTCCGATTGTATTCAGCATGTGTGAATGGGGAACCAACCAGCCCTGGCTATGGGGAGCTCCCATTGCCGAACTATGGCGTACTACCGGAGATATTGGTTGTGGATGGTATATTAAGCCCAATCCCAATGGATGGACTCCACTTGGAGTGACTCAAATCATCGACAAAGAAGTCAACT
The sequence above is drawn from the Microbacter margulisiae genome and encodes:
- a CDS encoding IS4 family transposase translates to MNKEKYVFAQLISFLNEHKFRRIVDKYQGNRYVKHFTCWNQLLALMFGQLSNRESLRDLIVALDAHHSKSYHLGFGKNVSKSSLARANQDRDYHIFEEYAYYLITQAREKRVSDIFQLGGNVYAFDSTTIDLCLSAFWWVKFRKKKGGIKVHTLYDVETQIPAFFHITEASVHDSKAMKEIPYESGSYYIFDREYNSFKMLYKIHQIEAFFVVRAKKNLQYKSIKWRRRLPKNVLSDVMIELTGFYPSQYYPGTLRLVRYWNEEQEREFVFLTNAMHISALQVAELYKNRWQIELFFKWLKQHLKIKTFWGTTENAVRIQIYVAICTYCLVAIIQKDMQLDRSTYEILQILSISLTDKTHLRDLFERTKFQNDKDRFRLNEPSLFDF
- a CDS encoding glycoside hydrolase family 27 protein, which produces MKKLTFTFLFFAAVTSAALAQKYPGLALTPPMGWNSWNTFACNINEKMIKEMADAMVSSGMRDAGYKYLVLDDCWLSPTRDSLQNLQADPKKFPDGMKALGDYIHSKGLKFGIYNCAGTKTCAGYPGTRGHEYQDALTYASWGVDYLKYDWCNTEGINAREAYTTMSKALAATHRPIVFSMCEWGTNQPWLWGAPIAELWRTTGDIGCGWYIKPNPNGWTPLGVTQIIDKEVNLRQYAGPGHWNDPDMLEVGNGMPVNEDRAHFSMWAMLAAPLIAGNDLRHMSEETREILTNRGVIAVDQDSLGIQALRYEVKDSVETWMKPLEGGDWAICFLNRAAEPKAIDFDWKANVVKDTLSNRELNANTQRYAIVDLWTNKAMGTTQKALKGTVPSHDVLMVYLSKQIKKEKHKERR